The following proteins come from a genomic window of Terribacillus aidingensis:
- a CDS encoding Bax inhibitor-1/YccA family protein, with the protein MQKVLQTFLMTLLLATIGIYAGHFVPPVLILPLIVVELGMLIAAFWLRRKKAVSYTFIYIFAVISGITTYPAVAYYASIGGANIVLYAFTTTFVIFGVMALVGVKSKRDFSFLGGFLFVALIALIVTGLIGIFVPYSDTTLLAFSGIGSVVFSLYILYDFNQMARDHVTEEMIPLMALNLYLDFINLFMNILRFLGIMSKD; encoded by the coding sequence ATGCAGAAGGTACTGCAGACATTCCTCATGACGCTATTATTAGCGACTATCGGAATCTATGCTGGTCATTTTGTGCCGCCTGTGCTTATTCTGCCGTTAATCGTAGTGGAATTAGGTATGCTGATTGCTGCCTTCTGGCTTAGAAGGAAGAAGGCTGTCAGCTATACGTTCATTTATATCTTTGCTGTAATTTCGGGTATCACGACGTATCCGGCAGTAGCTTATTATGCTTCCATTGGCGGAGCCAACATCGTCCTGTATGCCTTCACGACGACGTTTGTTATCTTCGGAGTAATGGCGCTGGTAGGAGTTAAATCGAAAAGAGATTTCTCTTTCCTTGGCGGATTCTTATTTGTAGCCTTGATTGCGTTGATCGTTACAGGTTTGATCGGAATTTTTGTTCCGTATAGTGATACCACGTTATTGGCTTTCTCAGGCATTGGTTCTGTCGTCTTTTCTCTTTACATCTTGTATGATTTTAATCAAATGGCGAGAGACCATGTTACAGAAGAGATGATTCCGCTAATGGCATTGAATCTGTATTTGGACTTTATCAACTTGTTTATGAATATATTGCGATTCCTCGGCATTATGTCGAAGGATTAA
- a CDS encoding response regulator → MKALLVDDERNGREVLRALGEWEQNGITVLLEASDGEEALELIESEQPEIIFTDIKMPRMNGIELMEQLHAADYRGKCILVTGYDDYQFMRKAIQFNSFDYLLKPIDPDAFTKVLENVTQAIIADKQYLENEAEVLGDARRLILEQQVSALCMGELKDFSILQNVLPQEEKIDLTLLSFYHMHQPDQVMEDLTSELHRYAIGDVFRFQQEDNLYVVMSAADQWLQIENWLRQHLDIPVRLVQKTLRSLEEISSVFEQLTVELAEHRYRTIRRLEELESEQRGQDIVAYVQSYYMEDVSLERLSKLFFLSKEHISRKFKQETGMTLSRYVTDCRMKQAKQWLEITDKTMYDIARLLGYQDEVYFSKLFKKETGLTPTAYRTEHNEQGEER, encoded by the coding sequence ATGAAGGCGTTACTCGTGGATGATGAAAGAAATGGGCGTGAGGTGCTGCGTGCGCTTGGTGAGTGGGAGCAGAATGGAATAACTGTTCTTTTGGAAGCAAGTGACGGGGAAGAGGCGCTTGAGCTTATTGAATCGGAGCAGCCGGAGATCATTTTCACTGATATCAAGATGCCGCGTATGAACGGCATTGAACTGATGGAGCAGTTGCATGCTGCTGACTACCGAGGTAAGTGCATTCTTGTAACTGGTTATGATGACTACCAGTTCATGCGAAAAGCTATTCAATTCAACAGCTTTGATTATTTGCTGAAGCCAATCGATCCGGATGCTTTTACTAAGGTGCTGGAGAACGTGACGCAAGCCATTATCGCTGATAAGCAGTATCTGGAGAACGAAGCAGAGGTTCTCGGGGATGCGAGGAGGCTGATTTTGGAACAGCAGGTTTCGGCATTGTGTATGGGAGAGCTGAAGGATTTCTCCATCTTACAAAATGTTTTGCCGCAGGAAGAGAAAATCGATCTTACGTTGCTGTCTTTTTATCATATGCATCAGCCGGACCAAGTAATGGAAGATCTGACGAGTGAACTGCATCGATATGCAATTGGTGATGTATTCCGTTTCCAGCAAGAGGATAACTTGTATGTTGTTATGTCTGCAGCTGATCAGTGGCTGCAGATAGAGAATTGGCTGCGTCAGCATTTGGATATACCCGTACGGCTTGTACAAAAGACGCTGCGTTCTCTGGAAGAGATTTCTTCTGTATTCGAGCAGCTTACAGTAGAGCTGGCGGAGCATCGTTATCGCACCATTAGGAGACTTGAAGAACTGGAAAGTGAACAGCGCGGCCAAGACATCGTTGCTTATGTACAGAGCTACTACATGGAGGATGTAAGCCTGGAGCGATTATCAAAGCTCTTCTTCCTGTCAAAGGAGCATATTTCACGTAAATTCAAGCAAGAGACCGGGATGACATTATCCCGGTATGTGACAGATTGCCGTATGAAGCAGGCGAAGCAATGGCTGGAGATAACCGACAAAACGATGTATGACATAGCCAGGCTGCTTGGCTATCAAGATGAAGTCTATTTCTCGAAGCTATTCAAAAAGGAAACAGGATTAACCCCGACTGCTTATAGAACTGAGCATAATGAGCAGGGGGAGGAAAGATAA
- a CDS encoding DUF600 domain-containing protein, with amino-acid sequence MVSICLEYVSERANKIYIYCSHEEGFISNDFFYDINGHILERHKLNDVLSDGEEKFLYDTSVERQKAVVRIINDDIKEMIKLCKKYDREMPTEIKIIYDVQANKIVANYKYDLIHTNDPNNTAGSVAKNWLEKVRAESA; translated from the coding sequence ATGGTTTCTATATGTTTAGAGTATGTTTCTGAAAGAGCGAATAAAATATATATATATTGCTCACACGAGGAAGGATTTATTTCTAACGACTTTTTTTATGATATCAACGGGCATATTCTAGAAAGACACAAACTAAATGATGTGCTAAGTGATGGAGAAGAAAAATTCTTATATGATACGTCAGTTGAGCGACAAAAAGCGGTTGTTAGAATCATAAACGATGATATTAAAGAAATGATTAAATTATGTAAGAAATACGATCGCGAAATGCCAACGGAAATTAAGATTATTTACGATGTACAGGCCAATAAGATTGTTGCAAATTATAAATATGACCTTATCCATACAAATGATCCTAACAATACTGCAGGGTCAGTTGCCAAAAATTGGCTTGAGAAAGTTCGGGCCGAGAGCGCCTAA
- a CDS encoding extracellular solute-binding protein codes for MKKKLLYGLFAILLLLLSASNMPPEKEKKQAEETVSLTIRNPKVEVASEFEDMVSMYEKTHPHVHIQVETVGGISDDFSDLKTQMAVGEGPDIFTNVGYTATKEWMRYLEDLSGESWVSDARDGTLDPITEGGKVYGMPMNIEGFGIIYNKVLFEKAGINELPDTYTELERAASQLKKAGVTPFANGYYEEWKLGHHLTSLAFAEQSDPEAFMSELAEGKASFTDNDSFHNMLRFLDLTLAYGEPHAATADYYAEMEAFQKGEAAMIVQGNWVEPLLAKQAPDLDAGMFPIPLDDGGDAQLVTGVPSYWVVNKQSGAAEKREAKRFLKWMAESEEGHAYQTEHLRFISAFRTVQPPETSLSGDAWRQYDQQERRNFNWSSYSPFMKDAFGRILKQYVNEEMSKWDALQDLDHAWRQNVSSH; via the coding sequence ATGAAAAAGAAACTGTTATACGGACTTTTTGCGATCCTTTTACTGCTGCTTTCCGCCAGCAATATGCCACCAGAAAAAGAGAAGAAGCAAGCAGAAGAAACAGTCAGCCTTACAATTCGTAATCCAAAAGTGGAGGTTGCTTCCGAGTTCGAGGACATGGTTAGCATGTATGAAAAGACGCATCCCCATGTTCATATCCAGGTAGAAACGGTGGGTGGTATTTCGGATGATTTCTCTGATTTGAAAACACAAATGGCAGTAGGGGAAGGTCCGGATATCTTCACCAATGTCGGCTATACTGCTACGAAAGAGTGGATGCGCTACTTGGAGGACTTGAGCGGGGAATCGTGGGTATCGGATGCTAGGGATGGTACACTCGATCCCATTACTGAGGGTGGAAAGGTGTATGGCATGCCGATGAATATTGAAGGATTCGGCATTATTTATAATAAGGTGTTATTTGAGAAAGCGGGTATCAACGAGCTTCCTGATACGTATACAGAGCTTGAGAGAGCGGCGTCTCAGCTCAAAAAGGCAGGTGTGACACCTTTTGCCAATGGCTATTACGAGGAATGGAAGCTTGGGCATCATTTAACAAGTTTAGCTTTCGCAGAGCAATCTGATCCCGAAGCGTTTATGTCGGAACTGGCAGAAGGTAAGGCAAGCTTTACGGATAATGATAGCTTTCATAATATGCTGCGTTTTCTGGATCTGACACTTGCTTACGGAGAACCGCATGCGGCAACGGCAGATTATTACGCTGAGATGGAAGCTTTCCAAAAAGGAGAGGCAGCTATGATTGTTCAGGGGAATTGGGTTGAGCCGCTATTGGCAAAACAAGCGCCGGATCTGGATGCAGGAATGTTTCCGATACCACTTGATGACGGAGGGGATGCGCAGCTGGTGACTGGTGTGCCTAGTTATTGGGTCGTCAATAAGCAATCCGGGGCAGCTGAGAAAAGGGAGGCGAAGCGATTCCTGAAATGGATGGCAGAATCTGAAGAAGGGCATGCATATCAAACAGAACACCTTCGCTTCATTTCTGCATTCCGCACTGTTCAGCCGCCTGAAACCAGCTTGAGCGGAGATGCGTGGAGACAATATGATCAGCAGGAGCGACGGAACTTTAATTGGTCCTCCTATTCGCCGTTTATGAAGGATGCCTTTGGCCGAATCCTGAAACAATACGTGAATGAAGAGATGTCGAAGTGGGATGCACTGCAGGACCTGGATCATGCATGGCGCCAAAATGTTTCCTCTCACTAG
- a CDS encoding fructose bisphosphate aldolase, translating to MNDKQFDIIKNGKGFIAALDQSGGSTPKALAEYGVSEDAYSNEDEMFKLVHDMRTRIITSPAFNKDKILGAILFEQTMDREIEGKYTADYLWEEKGIVPFLKVDKGLAEEKDGVQLMKPIDNLNETLGRASERHIFGTKMRSVIKEPNVSGIKAVVDQQFEIGKSIIAAGLVPIIEPEVNIHSEDKEKCEEILRDEIFRHLNDLSEEENVMLKLSIPTKANLYKELTEHPRVVRVVVLSGGYSRDEANEKLKENEDLIASFSRALAADLNANQSEEDFNGALKDAVDTIYDASVNKK from the coding sequence ATGAACGACAAGCAATTTGATATCATTAAAAACGGCAAAGGCTTCATCGCAGCATTGGATCAAAGCGGCGGCAGCACACCGAAAGCATTGGCAGAGTACGGCGTATCCGAAGATGCTTATTCAAACGAAGACGAGATGTTCAAGCTCGTCCACGACATGCGCACACGTATCATCACTTCCCCTGCATTCAACAAAGACAAGATTCTAGGAGCTATCCTATTCGAACAGACGATGGATCGGGAAATCGAAGGCAAGTACACAGCTGATTACCTTTGGGAAGAAAAAGGGATTGTTCCATTCCTGAAAGTCGATAAAGGTTTGGCAGAGGAAAAAGACGGCGTTCAGCTGATGAAACCGATCGATAACCTGAACGAAACACTCGGCCGCGCATCCGAACGACATATTTTCGGAACAAAAATGCGTTCGGTCATCAAAGAGCCTAACGTCAGCGGCATCAAAGCGGTCGTCGACCAGCAATTTGAAATCGGAAAAAGCATCATCGCAGCTGGGCTCGTCCCGATAATTGAACCAGAAGTGAATATCCATAGTGAAGATAAAGAAAAGTGCGAAGAGATTCTTCGCGATGAAATCTTCCGCCATCTGAATGATCTATCGGAAGAAGAAAACGTCATGCTCAAGCTCTCCATCCCGACGAAAGCGAACCTATACAAAGAGCTGACCGAGCACCCGCGCGTCGTCCGCGTTGTTGTTCTATCCGGCGGTTATTCCCGTGACGAAGCAAATGAAAAACTGAAGGAAAATGAAGACTTGATAGCCAGCTTCTCCCGCGCATTGGCAGCAGATTTAAACGCAAATCAGTCTGAGGAAGATTTCAATGGAGCATTGAAGGATGCCGTGGATACGATTTATGATGCGTCTGTAAATAAGAAATGA
- a CDS encoding MepB family protein, protein MLKSKMLIEDIVSNFNQSTITKVITEDHNKDYEGLLIEIENKTYRSRLAKATPKKRGYFVVFWEKDENNKNQPYSFSESPDKVIISIIDNDLRGQFIFPKSKLLEKGILSNETIKGKMAIRVYPSWERDLNNTAAQTQKWQQNFFIDLSNNLDQERLEDLYFK, encoded by the coding sequence TTGCTAAAATCAAAGATGCTAATAGAAGATATCGTTTCCAATTTTAATCAATCTACAATTACTAAAGTGATTACAGAAGATCATAATAAAGACTACGAAGGCTTGTTGATTGAAATTGAGAACAAAACATATCGAAGCCGTTTAGCCAAAGCAACACCTAAAAAAAGAGGCTACTTTGTAGTGTTTTGGGAAAAAGATGAAAATAATAAGAATCAACCTTATAGTTTTTCGGAAAGTCCCGATAAAGTTATAATTTCGATAATAGATAACGATTTGAGGGGTCAGTTTATATTCCCGAAATCTAAACTATTAGAAAAAGGAATTTTGAGTAATGAAACTATCAAAGGGAAAATGGCAATACGAGTATACCCTTCTTGGGAAAGAGATTTAAATAACACAGCTGCACAAACGCAAAAGTGGCAACAAAACTTTTTTATCGATTTATCAAATAACCTAGATCAAGAAAGATTAGAAGATTTGTATTTTAAATAA
- a CDS encoding sensor histidine kinase: MSIRTRLFIMLLLFIILPYFLFVIFIYENSKSSIEERDLARSREELNESGADLEQYAEEMVRLPYSLFNMPEVQQVLENGMLAETTEHVRAFENSVETYAATRPDIRQLRFYFQQDQQSLTVYQSNVGAPKPAPDYLEHSPFREMNESKEAYMLETPHVLVNEDKVAIVPESDNTIVLPIQHRITDVLSGEFLGFLTTDIEVSSFSRLLEAITREAGTQVLLVNGKEEIVYSKDSQQIGTNMDESQLAAEGENIVLREELGKPLADWQLIKVTSKDELFRDARETAWTNVVLGIGVVLLGTILVLVVSRVFTKPIITLSEKVRSIEGGQMNVQLKTDRKDEIGHLSAHMQEMLNRIDSHIAREYRLELEARESQLRMLKSQVNPHFLFNALQSIGAVALRSDDREVYKLLVSLSKMMRYALQADQLVPVREELGYIDSYITLQKERFGADLPIAIQVEKNMQEYRIPSMLLQPLVENYFKHSYETMRDKSSFILKGTERDGLLIFSAASYGATVSADEIRLLRKGAAGGTGLQNIAERIQLHHGDKAAFQIDNMNGKGFEVTICIPAQEQGGQ; the protein is encoded by the coding sequence ATGAGCATTAGGACTCGGTTATTCATCATGCTGCTCTTATTCATCATTCTGCCTTATTTTCTCTTTGTGATTTTTATTTATGAGAATAGCAAATCGAGTATCGAGGAGCGGGATTTGGCTAGGAGCCGAGAGGAATTAAATGAGAGCGGGGCAGATTTGGAACAGTACGCAGAGGAGATGGTCCGGCTGCCTTACAGCTTGTTCAATATGCCAGAGGTCCAGCAGGTACTGGAGAATGGCATGCTGGCAGAAACGACAGAGCATGTGCGAGCTTTTGAAAATAGTGTGGAGACATATGCGGCGACACGACCGGATATCCGGCAGCTGCGGTTTTATTTTCAACAAGATCAGCAGTCTTTGACGGTTTACCAATCAAATGTCGGTGCTCCAAAGCCTGCTCCGGATTATCTGGAGCACTCACCTTTCAGGGAGATGAACGAGTCGAAGGAAGCATACATGCTGGAAACTCCTCATGTGCTCGTGAACGAAGACAAAGTAGCGATCGTTCCGGAATCGGACAATACAATCGTGCTGCCGATCCAGCATAGGATAACAGACGTACTTAGCGGAGAATTTCTAGGATTCCTGACGACTGATATAGAAGTATCATCTTTCTCGCGGCTGCTTGAGGCTATCACAAGAGAAGCAGGGACACAGGTGTTGCTTGTGAATGGAAAGGAAGAGATCGTCTACAGCAAAGATTCTCAACAGATCGGCACAAATATGGACGAGTCTCAATTAGCTGCGGAGGGAGAAAATATCGTCCTTCGGGAGGAGCTGGGCAAGCCTTTAGCTGACTGGCAGCTGATCAAGGTTACATCAAAGGATGAGCTGTTTCGTGATGCGAGGGAGACGGCCTGGACGAATGTCGTATTAGGCATCGGCGTTGTCCTATTGGGGACCATACTGGTTCTGGTCGTTTCCCGTGTGTTTACAAAACCGATTATTACATTAAGTGAGAAGGTACGATCCATAGAAGGCGGTCAGATGAACGTCCAGCTTAAAACAGACCGTAAGGATGAAATTGGCCACCTGTCTGCGCATATGCAGGAGATGCTGAATCGAATCGATTCCCATATCGCACGTGAATATAGGCTTGAGTTAGAGGCAAGAGAGAGTCAGCTTAGAATGCTCAAATCACAAGTGAATCCGCATTTCCTCTTCAATGCATTGCAATCCATCGGAGCTGTTGCGCTGCGGTCTGATGACCGGGAGGTGTACAAGTTGCTCGTATCCTTATCCAAAATGATGCGATATGCATTGCAGGCCGATCAGCTCGTACCGGTGCGGGAGGAGCTTGGTTATATTGACTCCTATATCACATTGCAAAAAGAACGTTTTGGAGCAGATTTACCGATTGCTATTCAAGTAGAGAAGAATATGCAGGAATACAGAATACCAAGCATGCTGCTGCAGCCGCTTGTAGAAAATTACTTCAAGCATAGCTATGAAACTATGCGAGACAAAAGCAGCTTTATCCTAAAGGGAACGGAAAGAGACGGATTGCTGATATTCAGCGCAGCTAGCTACGGTGCAACAGTGAGCGCCGATGAGATTCGTCTGCTGCGCAAGGGAGCTGCTGGCGGAACAGGGCTGCAAAATATCGCGGAGCGTATCCAGCTGCATCATGGCGATAAGGCAGCGTTTCAAATTGATAATATGAACGGAAAAGGGTTTGAGGTCACGATTTGTATTCCGGCACAGGAGCAGGGAGGTCAGTAG